CGCTCGCCTGGCTCCAGCGCGGGTGATCCACGTTCGGGTTCACGTTGGCGTAGAAGCCGTACTCGTTGGGGGCCAACAGCTGCCAGGAGTTGACCGGCTGCTCCTCGACCAGCGAGATGCGAACGATCGACTTGATGCTCTTGAAGCCATACTTCCAGGGCACCACCAGGCGCAGCGGCGCGCCGTTTTGATTGGGCAGTTCGCGCCCGTACATGCCGAGTGCCAGAATCGTCAGCGGATGCATCGCCTCGTCCAGGCGAAGCCCCTCAACGTAAGGCCAGTCGATCAGCGCAAACGACGAACGCTGTCCGGGCATCTGCTCCGGGTCGACCAGGGTCTCGAAGCGCACGTATTTGGCCTTGCTGGTCGGGTCGGCGCGGCGGATAACGTCAGCCAGCGGTATACCGAGCCAGGGAATCACCATCGACCACGCCTCGACGCAGCGAAGCCGGTAGATGCGCTCCTCGAACTGTGAAGGGCTGGCGAAGTCCTCGAGCGTGAAGCGTCCGCCGTTGTTGACCTCGCCATCGACCACCACGCTCCAGGGCTCGGTTGAAAGGCTCCCCGCGCGTTTGGACGGGTCGCTCTTGCCGGTGCCGAACTCATAGAAGTTGTTGTAGCCGCTGGCGTCTTCGAAAGGCGCCAGCGCATCCTTGTCGGGGTCCGCCGGTGTCACGGCGCGCCACTGGGTCTGATCGATCTTCTCGCTGAGCCAGGCCGGCGCGTCACCGCTCGGCACGTCGGTGTACGCCTCGCTCGCCTTTACGCGCCCGGAAAGCGCAAGGCCCGCGCCGATACCCGCCACGCCGCCCAGAAAGCGCCGCCGGCTCAGGTAAACGGATTCGGGGGTCACATCGGATTCGTGCAGGTCACCGGGTTTGGCGATTTTGATCAGCATGGTGGTCTCCCTGACGCAGGCCTCCAGGCGAAGTGCCGGCGGGCGCGTTCTATTCGGTTTTTATGCTCTACTCGGTTTATATGCTAAAGGCCGCTTCGTCCAACCCTTTTGGCCGCTCACTTGGATGAGCAGGGCGGCTAAAAGTTCGCTGAACGTCTCAACGTTGCCACGCTCATGCCGGGTTTTTAGCGTCGGTCGGGGCGTCGCTTGCACGATCCGCCGGGGCCGCCATGGTATCGGCCAGGCGGTCGAGCGAAAGCGACAGCCGCTCGATGAGCCCGGTCAATAGCGCCAGCCGCGCCGGGCTATCGTCGGTGTGCGTTTGCAAAGCGGCCTTCAGATCCTCGCCCGCTGCCTCGAGGCCTTCGAACCTGTGGCCCCGGGCGCTTTGCTCGAAGCCCAGGGCCAGGGCCTTGAGCAGCGCCTGGTGGGCACTCTGGATGGCCGGATGATCGGCGCTGTCGAAGCGGTGGCGAAGGCGCAAAATGGCCGTGCCGACATCGAGCCCGGTCAGCCCCAGCGCGAAGAGGTGGCGCTGCTCCTGGGGCAGCACGTCGTCGTGCTGGGCGAGCTGCAAAAGGCGGTCCGCCATATGGCCGCTGAAGCGGGTTTCGCCCTGGGTGATCGAGCGCCGGCGCAGGCCGTGGATATCCCGGGAGATTGCGCGAATCAAACGCCGCCTTCGAAGGCGTGTGCCGAGCCCCGGCAGCAGGCGAAACGCGGTGACTACCGTGGTCAGGCCAATGATCGCCGCCACCGCGCGGTTGGCGAAGCTGTCAAACGAGAAGTCCATGTCGTTGCCCGGCATGGTGAGCAGAATATTGAAGATGGTGAACGCCAGGCAGTACCCCATGGTGGCCGGGTTGGCCGCGCCCAGAAGCCCTAAAAACAGCGGCGTGCCGAATACCACGGCCATCAACGGAAAATCATGCACCTGGGCCAGCAGCACGTGACCGAACAGGAACGCGCTGGGAATGGCGGCTAGCATCCCCTTGTAGAACATCAGAGTGACGGCCACCGGGTTATCGCGGCTGGCGAAAAACGCCGAGAACAGCGTGCCGAGCATCATGGCCACCATGGCGCTATTCCAAGCCGTTACGATCCAGAACGTCGCAAGCCCGGCGAATACCAGCCCCGAGCGCAGCCCGTTGATCAGGGCGGCCAGCCGGTCACGGTGCCAGGCCAGGGGCCCGGCCTTGAGCGTGTAAGTGCCGGGGGAGGCGATGGCTTCGCGGGCGTCGAGCATGATCATCGCGTGGCCCAGCACTTCGCGTAGTCCCAGCCGCAGTCGCCGGTCCAGCGGTGCAAGCGTGGGGTCATCGCTTTCGTGTACCTGGCCCCGCAGCGCCTGCAGATAGCGCCGCGCGCCGGTCACGCCCTGGACGTGCTCGGCGTCGGTGAACCCCTGGGCAAGCTCGCGGGCGATGGCCACGCTTTGAGGGTCCAGCCGCTCGGTATGATCGGACAACAGCTGATCCAGCGCGTGAAGGCTCGCCAAAAAGCGCAGCGTGCGGCGGGTGAGCACGTGGGAGGCGCGAATGCGCCCGGGACCTTCCGGGCCTTCGAAACGGGCGGCCTGGCTATCGGTTTCGAGCTGGGTCAGCGCGCCGAGGCTTTCGCGCAGCGCCTTGAGCAACTCGTCCCGATCGTCGCTCGTTTCAAGGCGCAGTGCGGCGTGATAAAAGGCGCGATTGATGACCGTATCGGCCTGGTCGGCGAGATGTTGGCCCACCCTAGAGGGCCACAGCAGTGAGCTTACGAGGGTGGCACAAATCGCGCCGAGACCCAGCTCGGTCATCCGCGCCACCGCCACGTCGAAAATGCCGGCCGGGGTGCTGCCGCCGGCGATCACCACGATCAGCATCGCGGTCACCGCCGCCATCAGGCAGCCGTAGGTGTAGTTGTTACGCCAAAGCGAGCCTACGTAGGTACACAGCACGATCCAGAGCGTCAGCGTTATTATCGCCGGTACCCGGGCCTGGGCGAACAGCGCCATGATGACGATACCGGCCACGGCGCCGATGAAGGTGCCGCCGAGCTGGCAGATGCCTTTCTCGATCACCATCCCGCTCATCGGCCGTACTTGAAGAAAGGCGGCGGAAATCAGCGCCCAATAGGGGCGCTCGAGATCGAACATGAAGGCGACGTAAAGCGCCAGCATCATTGCCAGCGTGGTTTTGATGGCGAACTTCACCGCCGCCGGTTCGGGCATCAGGTAGGTTTTGACGAGCGGCGACATGGGGCTACGCGTCGTCCGGGTGAATACGCACTGTGGCGGTCATGCCCACGCTCAATAGCGTATCGGCTGGCACCTCGTCGAGCACGATGCGCACCGGAATGCGCTGGGCCAAGCGCACCCAGTTGAAGGTGGGCGTCACCTGAGGAAGAAGCTGTGCGTTGAGCGTGGTATTGGCGTCGGCGATGCCGCGCCCGATGCCCGCCACGCGCCCGTTGAGCCGCGTATTGCCCTGCATCAGCGTGACGTCGGCGGGGTCGCCGACGCGGATCGAGGCCATTTTCGTCTCCTCGAAGTAGCCCACCACGTAGTAGGATTCTTCGCGAATCAGCGCCATGACCGGCGTGCCGCGGCTGACGTAGTTGCCTTCACTGAACTGTACGTTGAGCACGTGGCCGCTCGCCGGCGCGGTGACGCTGGCGCGCTCGAGGTCGAGTCTGGCGGCCTCGAGCGACGCCTGGGCCTGCTCCAGGTCCGCGGCGGCCACCTGGGCGTTGATCTGGGCGATCTGCTGGTTCTCTTCGCTGATCGCACGGCTGTTGCCCAGCCGGTTGCGCCGGCTCGCCTCGGCCCGGTTAAGATCGAGCGTGGCCTGGCGGTGGTTGACCTCGGCCTGGGCCTGGTCGAGGGCGGCCTGATAGCGCGCCTGGTCGATCTGAAAAAGCGCGTCGCCCTGGTCGACGTAGTCGGTATCGCCCACGCTCAGCGTGCGGACCCAGCCGGAGACGTCCGGGGCGATGGTGATGACGTCGGCGTGTACCCGGCCATCGCGCGTCCAGGGCGTATAGAGGTAGTAGCGCCAAAGCCAGGTGCCGGCGGCAATGGCCAGCGCCACCATGATCAGCGTAAGCAGTATGCGAAGCGAGGAGCGCATCAATAGGTCCCTGGCAAAACGGTGAAAACGAAGGCGATCAGCGCCGTGAGAATGACGAACAGCGAGACATCGAACCAGGCCTCGAACCAGAGCGCTTTCGATGACAGCACGACGTGTAACAGCGTGCGTATGAGCAACGTCAGGATAAACCCGGCCAGCGCATAAACGAGCAGTGGGCTAATATAAATCCCGCCGAGTGTGATCTCTTGAAGACCCATGATGTCCTTAGTGGTAACGATCATCGTCACACCAGACGCACGCCCTTGGCGAGGTATGGCAGTTGGAACGATTTAGTGTAGCGGTTAACTCATGTTGTCGCGCCAATTGGACGCCGTTGCGTTAAGCTTTGCGCCCTTGCGACCGGGCCCTGGTCGATACGAGGCCGGCACGACCGGTCGTGACTGTAGCAAGCGCCGCCGTTAGTTGTCCTGCTTTCGCCTGGCCGTATTATCAATGGAAATTCGCATGAAACGAAGTAGGTGGTGGCCTTTACAGGCGTTGGCGCTGCTCGCCTGGCTGTGCATCGGTGTGGCTCAGTCCCAGGCTCAGGCCCAGGAGGCTGGCAACGACGACGGGCTCTGGTTCTCGGTGGATGAAATCAACCCGGGGCTTGGCGAGCTTCCCGAAGACGTCTCCCGCGTGACGCCGCGCGACACGATCCGAAGCTTTCTCCAGCTGACCCGTGATGAGAACTACGCCGCCGCAGCGCACATTCTCAATCTCTCCGATATCGATATTGGCGAGCAGCGCGAGCGCGGCGCCGAGCTTGCCATGCAGCTCTCCGAGGTGCTCAAGCGCGGCGACTGGCTCTCCACCTCCAATCTTCCTGCCCGTCAGGATGCGGTGATCGAAAGCTCCCCCGGCGAAAACCCGATGGCCGGTAAGCCGCGCCGGAATATCGAGATCTCGGCGCTCGAAAGTGGTGGCGAGACCTACGACATCCGTCTGGGGCGCTATCACGTCGAGGATCAGGAGCCTGTCTGGCTGATCATGCCCGAAAGCGTGGCCTCCATTTCGATTCTCTACGACGCCTTCGGCCCTTCCTGGGTCGAAGAGCAGCTTCCCGAGCGCTTGAAGGTGTCGCTGGGCCCGCTCATGGTCTGGGAGTGGATCGCCATTCCGCTGTTTTTGTTGCTGATCGCCGCGCTCGGCTGGGTCGTCAACAAGGTCGTCGTATTCCTGGCGCACGTGCTGCCCACGGGCGGTATCAGCATCTTCGTTACGCGCATCAAGCTGCCCGTGTCGCTTTTGGTGATGTCGTTCATTACCCGCACGATGCTGGACTACGTGGTGTCGTTTTCCGCCATGGCCACGACCACGTTTCGGGTACTGCTGGTCATGGTCATTGCCTGGAGTCTGGGCTCCATCGCGCTGCGCCTGGTCGATACCATTTTGCTCAACATGGCGCGCAAGCTCGTGGGCGAAATCGACGACACCAAATCCCGCGACGAGCGCCGCTTTCTCACCTCGCTCTACGCCGCGCGCCGGGCGATCATCCTGTTCACCGTCGTGGGCGTGTCGCTCTACGTGCTGAGCCAGATCCAGCTGTTCGAGACCCTTGGGCTCTCCATTCTGGCCTCCGCCAGCGTGCTGGCAGTGCTGGTGGGTATCGCGGGTCAGGCGGTACTGGGCAACATTCTCTCCTCGTTTCAGCTATCGCTCGCCAAGCCGATCCGCGTGGGCGATCTGGTCATGTTCGAGGGGCAGTGGAGCTACGTCGAGGGAATCTTCTACACCTACATTCGCCTGCGGGTCTGGGACGAGCGTCGTCTGATCGTACCGGTGACCTACTTCGTCTCCAAACCCTTCGAGAACCTCTCGGTCAAAAGCTCCAAGCTCTACCGCTACGTGGAGTTGACGCTGCATATCAGCGCCAATATCAATACCCTGCGCAAGAAGTTCATGGAGTACGCCGAGCAGCAGGAGCACGTGGTCGAGAACCACCGCTTGATGTGCGCGGTCACGGCGCAAAACGGCTCGCAGCAAACCCTGACCTGCTACTTCGTCACCTCCGAGCCGCTTCTGGGCTGGTACACCGAGGTCGAGCTCAGGGAGAAGATGCTGACCTTCATCCGCGATCATCATCCCGAATGGTGGCCGCGCGACATCATGGTGGTGAGCCGTGAGGATATCGCCAAGGGCGAGGGCGCCAAAATGCAGAAGACCATCATGGCCACCTCCGCGCCCAAGCCGGAAAGCGACGATTGACCGGCGCGCCATGCAAAAGCCCCGCGGCGAGCGCCGGCGGGGCTTTTTTAGGTCTGCAGGTCGCGTCAGCGCTTAGGTCTGGCTGAAAAGTAGGCGAGCGCAGGCACTTTTTTAGACAGAGCCTAGGCGAAAACGCGAAAACGCTCGTTATCGTCCATGAAGGTTTTCTCACCAAATTCGCCTTCGTGAGAACCAAACGGCATCTGCGCGCGAAGCTTCCAGGTGGGCGGCAGGTTCCACTCCTTAGCCACCGCTTCGTCGATGATCGGGTTGTAGTGCTGCAGGCTCGCGCCGATGTTGGCCTCCGCCAGCGCCGTCCACACCGCGAACTGGGCGATGCCGGTGGAGTGCTCCGACCAGACCGGGAAGTTGTCGGCATAGAGCGGGAATTTCTCCTGCAGATTCTTGATCACATCCTGCTCTTCGAAAAAGAGCACCGTGCCGGCGCCAGCGGCGAAGCCGTTCACTTTCTTCTCGGTCGAGTCAAAGGACTCCGGCGGCACCATTTCACGCAGCGTATCCATGACGATCTGCCAGAACCGGCCGTGCGCCTCGTCGAACAGAATGACTGCGCGCGAGCTTTGCGAGTTGAACGACGACGGCGCCAGCTTCACCGCCTTTTGAATCAGCTCGGACGTTTCATCCTGACTCAGCGGGATCTCCTTGCCGATCGCGTACTGGCTGCGACGATTTTCGAAAACATCAATGGCGGGATTGGTCATTCGAACTCTCCTTGTAGATCGAGGATATGGGGGCTACGCCCCCGGGAGGTGCGTCATCGGAATGCGCGTAATTTAGATCATCGCGATGCGCTAATCCATCGGGAAAAGTCCGCGCATGGCGTGAAGAAAATTCGCGCAGGCGAGCCGCGCGGCTATCTCGAAGTCGCCGATGACACCAGCGTCAAAAAGCCGTCTGCATCCAGGTAGCCGTCGTCGTCGGTGACAAGCCAGATGTCGCCGTCGATCTCCTTGAGCGCTTTGGCCGTGCTCGCCTCATCGTTGAGGTAGCCCTGCATCACCTGAGGCCCGCTGATCAGTATTCGGCCGACGGCGTCGGTGGGCCTTTCTTGAAAGTTATCGACGTCGACGATCTTGATGCTGGTGCCGGGCAGCGGCATGCCGACGCTTCCCATCCGGGCGCCGCGCTGCACCTGCAGGTAGTTGACGTCGAGCGCGTCCGGCAGGTTGACCGTGGCGACCGGGGCGGCTTCGGTCACGCCGTAGCCTTCGAGGATCAGCTTGCGGAACTTGCGCTCGAAGGCGTCCCTGAGCTCGCCGTCCACCGGCTCGCCGCCGGCCACCACCACGCGAAGGCTTTCCAGCATGAGCGGATGCACGTCGTCGCTTTGCGTCAGCCGGCGCAAAAAAGAGGCGTTGGTGCACAGCACGCTGACCCGGTAGCGGGCGAGCGCCCGGGCAACACCGACGCTGTCGTTGGGCTCCTCGTGGCACACAAGCGGTAGCCCTTCGATCAGCGGTAAAAGCTGGGTCGCGGTCAGTCCATAGGCGTTGAACGGCGAAAGGCTTGCCATGATGGCGTCGCCGTGCTCGGTGTTGAGCGCATCCGAGAGCTGCTTGACGTTGGCCATCAGGTTACGGTGGCTAAGCTTGACGCCCTTGAGTCGCTCGGGCGTGTCGCCGGTAAACACGATGGCCGCCGTGGCGCCTGGCCGGCGTGCCCGGCTGTAAAGGCCGATCAGCACCCAGGCCGGCAGGCACCTGATCGCCAGCGCGGTTTTGATGCGCTCGCCTCGCCCGGGTACCAGGTCCTCCAGATACACCACCTGCCGGTCGGCAAGTAAAGCGTTGACGTCCACCCCGCGGCGTTCAAGGCGCGTAATATACGCGCGCGAGGTGACGATCGTGGTGATATGGGCGCGAGCGAGCACCGCCTTGAAAACGTCAGTGGCCTCGGGGTCGAGGTGCACCGGCGTCTTGTTCGCCGTGAGCGCAGCCATCGTGGTCAGCACGCCGTCGATACTCAAGGGCAGCAGCAGCCCCAGCGGCGCCTGGGGGCTGAGTGGAGCAAGCCGGCGGGCGAGCATGACGCTTTCGCCCAGCGCCTGGCGGGCGCTGAGCGAGCGGCGGGCGGTATCGATCAGCGCCGACTCCTTCGGGCGGCGTTTGACGCTTTTGATCCAGGCGTCGCTCAGGGTATCGAGATTCTCAAGGGCGTGATGCCAGGAGCGGGTCGCCTGATCGAAAATGCGCCGCTTGAGTACGTCCGCCGGGGTGTTTTTGGGCAGCGCCTCGCCAAAGGCGACCACGACCGCGCGATGAAGCGGCGCCTGGCGTAGGGTCTTGAGCCGCTCGGAGGAGCGCGAGAACTGGCTACCCCACAGCCCGCGCAGATAAAACGGCACGATGACCACGTCCGGGTTGGCCTTTTCACAGGCGCGCTGGTAGCCGCGGCGAAACGCGCCGAGCTGGCCGGTGCGGCTGATCGCGCCTTCGGGAAACAGGCACACCACCTCACCGGCGTTGAGCTGGGCCGCCACCGCCTCCAGCGCCTTCTCGGCGTTTTCGCCACGCTCGATCGGAATGCAGCCCAGCGCTTTCAAAAAGCCGCGCAGGTACCAACGCTCATAGACGCTTTTGAGCATCACAAAGCGCACCGGCCGGGGGCAGGCGATCTGCACCATCGCCCAGTCGATCCAGCTGATGTGATTACCGAGCAGCAGCACCCCGCCGCGGGAGGGCAGGTGCTCCAGACCCTGAACCGAGACCCGGTAGTGGCGGGTGAGCAGAAAGCTCAGCACGAAGCGCACCAGACTCTGGGGGAGTTTCACCAGGGTGTAGGCGCCGCCCAGCAGCGCCACGGCGGCGATCAGCACCAGCAGGTAGCGGCTATCGAGTCCGGCCATCACCATCAGCGCAGTGACGATCAAAAAGCCGAGCATGGTCAGGTGCTGGAACGCGTTACTCACCGCCAGCACGTAACCAAGCTCGCGCTCCTCGGCGTGAAACTGGATCAGCGCGTTGAGCACCACGATGAAGAGCCCGCCCATGGTGCCCAGGAAAACGAAGTTGAGCGCCTGGACCCAGGCAGAGGTGATGAACGGCAAACACATAAGCCCCAGCGCCATGCCGAGCGCGCCGATCGGAATCAGCCCGGTTTCGAGGCGGTTTTTCGAAAAGTGGCTGGCAAGCGTCGAGCCCAGCGCGATGCCCAAACCGCTGGCGGCGAGAATGCCCTGCAAAACCAGCGTGCTCTCGACGCCCAGCGCTCCCTTGGCGTAGGCGGGGAAGGTGGCCAGCAGCACCTGGCCGACGGACCAGAACGTGGCAAGCCCGATGATGCAAAGACGCAGCACCGGCTGGCGCGCTACGCGGTGAAGGCTTTGGCGCATCGAGCGAGCGCTCAGTGTGCGCTTGTACTGGCGCCGCCCGGACGGCTGCACCGGTTGATCCGGCGACAGGCGATAAAGCGCCACGACCTGCAGCAAACTGCCCGCTACCAGTAGCCAGCCAAGCGGTGCGACGACGGCCAGTACTTGGCCTGGCGTTGCGACGCTTGCGCCGATTTGCTGTTCGAACAGCGCGGTGAACACCAGGGTGGCGCCCAGAATCGCCGCAATGGTGATGGCCTGCACCAGGCCGTTGGCCTCGGCCAGGCGCTGCTTGCCAAACAGGCCCTTGATCAGCGCGTACTTCGCCGCCGAGTAAAACGTCGACTGAATCGCCAGCAAGAGCGTGAGCGCCAACGCCAGCCAGAAAAGCCCGGCGTAGTAGGCCGCGGTGATTGCAAGCGAGATGCCTAGCGCCAGCCAGCCAAATGCACGCAACACCCGCACGCGAGCGAAGGCGCTGGCGGCGAAGCCGGCGGGCATGAAGAGTACGATGAATGGCAGCAGAATCAACGCGTTCAACAGCGTCGTAAGCGCGATTTGGGCGCTGCCCTCGACGCTTTTGAACAGC
The window above is part of the Halomonas sp. GD1P12 genome. Proteins encoded here:
- a CDS encoding DUF1656 domain-containing protein; the protein is MIVTTKDIMGLQEITLGGIYISPLLVYALAGFILTLLIRTLLHVVLSSKALWFEAWFDVSLFVILTALIAFVFTVLPGTY
- a CDS encoding MFS transporter; translation: MWHVLSVQGVWPYLIAIFLNAFIDLGHKVVIQNTLFKSVEGSAQIALTTLLNALILLPFIVLFMPAGFAASAFARVRVLRAFGWLALGISLAITAAYYAGLFWLALALTLLLAIQSTFYSAAKYALIKGLFGKQRLAEANGLVQAITIAAILGATLVFTALFEQQIGASVATPGQVLAVVAPLGWLLVAGSLLQVVALYRLSPDQPVQPSGRRQYKRTLSARSMRQSLHRVARQPVLRLCIIGLATFWSVGQVLLATFPAYAKGALGVESTLVLQGILAASGLGIALGSTLASHFSKNRLETGLIPIGALGMALGLMCLPFITSAWVQALNFVFLGTMGGLFIVVLNALIQFHAEERELGYVLAVSNAFQHLTMLGFLIVTALMVMAGLDSRYLLVLIAAVALLGGAYTLVKLPQSLVRFVLSFLLTRHYRVSVQGLEHLPSRGGVLLLGNHISWIDWAMVQIACPRPVRFVMLKSVYERWYLRGFLKALGCIPIERGENAEKALEAVAAQLNAGEVVCLFPEGAISRTGQLGAFRRGYQRACEKANPDVVIVPFYLRGLWGSQFSRSSERLKTLRQAPLHRAVVVAFGEALPKNTPADVLKRRIFDQATRSWHHALENLDTLSDAWIKSVKRRPKESALIDTARRSLSARQALGESVMLARRLAPLSPQAPLGLLLPLSIDGVLTTMAALTANKTPVHLDPEATDVFKAVLARAHITTIVTSRAYITRLERRGVDVNALLADRQVVYLEDLVPGRGERIKTALAIRCLPAWVLIGLYSRARRPGATAAIVFTGDTPERLKGVKLSHRNLMANVKQLSDALNTEHGDAIMASLSPFNAYGLTATQLLPLIEGLPLVCHEEPNDSVGVARALARYRVSVLCTNASFLRRLTQSDDVHPLMLESLRVVVAGGEPVDGELRDAFERKFRKLILEGYGVTEAAPVATVNLPDALDVNYLQVQRGARMGSVGMPLPGTSIKIVDVDNFQERPTDAVGRILISGPQVMQGYLNDEASTAKALKEIDGDIWLVTDDDGYLDADGFLTLVSSATSR
- a CDS encoding FUSC family protein, whose amino-acid sequence is MSPLVKTYLMPEPAAVKFAIKTTLAMMLALYVAFMFDLERPYWALISAAFLQVRPMSGMVIEKGICQLGGTFIGAVAGIVIMALFAQARVPAIITLTLWIVLCTYVGSLWRNNYTYGCLMAAVTAMLIVVIAGGSTPAGIFDVAVARMTELGLGAICATLVSSLLWPSRVGQHLADQADTVINRAFYHAALRLETSDDRDELLKALRESLGALTQLETDSQAARFEGPEGPGRIRASHVLTRRTLRFLASLHALDQLLSDHTERLDPQSVAIARELAQGFTDAEHVQGVTGARRYLQALRGQVHESDDPTLAPLDRRLRLGLREVLGHAMIMLDAREAIASPGTYTLKAGPLAWHRDRLAALINGLRSGLVFAGLATFWIVTAWNSAMVAMMLGTLFSAFFASRDNPVAVTLMFYKGMLAAIPSAFLFGHVLLAQVHDFPLMAVVFGTPLFLGLLGAANPATMGYCLAFTIFNILLTMPGNDMDFSFDSFANRAVAAIIGLTTVVTAFRLLPGLGTRLRRRRLIRAISRDIHGLRRRSITQGETRFSGHMADRLLQLAQHDDVLPQEQRHLFALGLTGLDVGTAILRLRHRFDSADHPAIQSAHQALLKALALGFEQSARGHRFEGLEAAGEDLKAALQTHTDDSPARLALLTGLIERLSLSLDRLADTMAAPADRASDAPTDAKNPA
- a CDS encoding HlyD family secretion protein; this encodes MRSSLRILLTLIMVALAIAAGTWLWRYYLYTPWTRDGRVHADVITIAPDVSGWVRTLSVGDTDYVDQGDALFQIDQARYQAALDQAQAEVNHRQATLDLNRAEASRRNRLGNSRAISEENQQIAQINAQVAAADLEQAQASLEAARLDLERASVTAPASGHVLNVQFSEGNYVSRGTPVMALIREESYYVVGYFEETKMASIRVGDPADVTLMQGNTRLNGRVAGIGRGIADANTTLNAQLLPQVTPTFNWVRLAQRIPVRIVLDEVPADTLLSVGMTATVRIHPDDA
- the msrP gene encoding protein-methionine-sulfoxide reductase catalytic subunit MsrP, whose amino-acid sequence is MLIKIAKPGDLHESDVTPESVYLSRRRFLGGVAGIGAGLALSGRVKASEAYTDVPSGDAPAWLSEKIDQTQWRAVTPADPDKDALAPFEDASGYNNFYEFGTGKSDPSKRAGSLSTEPWSVVVDGEVNNGGRFTLEDFASPSQFEERIYRLRCVEAWSMVIPWLGIPLADVIRRADPTSKAKYVRFETLVDPEQMPGQRSSFALIDWPYVEGLRLDEAMHPLTILALGMYGRELPNQNGAPLRLVVPWKYGFKSIKSIVRISLVEEQPVNSWQLLAPNEYGFYANVNPNVDHPRWSQASERRLPNSLFSPNNIDTRMFNGYEDEVAELYAGMDLSVNY
- a CDS encoding nitroreductase family protein encodes the protein MTNPAIDVFENRRSQYAIGKEIPLSQDETSELIQKAVKLAPSSFNSQSSRAVILFDEAHGRFWQIVMDTLREMVPPESFDSTEKKVNGFAAGAGTVLFFEEQDVIKNLQEKFPLYADNFPVWSEHSTGIAQFAVWTALAEANIGASLQHYNPIIDEAVAKEWNLPPTWKLRAQMPFGSHEGEFGEKTFMDDNERFRVFA
- a CDS encoding mechanosensitive ion channel family protein, with product MKRSRWWPLQALALLAWLCIGVAQSQAQAQEAGNDDGLWFSVDEINPGLGELPEDVSRVTPRDTIRSFLQLTRDENYAAAAHILNLSDIDIGEQRERGAELAMQLSEVLKRGDWLSTSNLPARQDAVIESSPGENPMAGKPRRNIEISALESGGETYDIRLGRYHVEDQEPVWLIMPESVASISILYDAFGPSWVEEQLPERLKVSLGPLMVWEWIAIPLFLLLIAALGWVVNKVVVFLAHVLPTGGISIFVTRIKLPVSLLVMSFITRTMLDYVVSFSAMATTTFRVLLVMVIAWSLGSIALRLVDTILLNMARKLVGEIDDTKSRDERRFLTSLYAARRAIILFTVVGVSLYVLSQIQLFETLGLSILASASVLAVLVGIAGQAVLGNILSSFQLSLAKPIRVGDLVMFEGQWSYVEGIFYTYIRLRVWDERRLIVPVTYFVSKPFENLSVKSSKLYRYVELTLHISANINTLRKKFMEYAEQQEHVVENHRLMCAVTAQNGSQQTLTCYFVTSEPLLGWYTEVELREKMLTFIRDHHPEWWPRDIMVVSREDIAKGEGAKMQKTIMATSAPKPESDD